The following are encoded together in the Micromonospora lupini genome:
- a CDS encoding SigE family RNA polymerase sigma factor: MRHAQSFDEFYRSTARRMMSYGYAVSGDHTEAQDLVQEAFARAWRQWGRLSEHPAPEAWLRLVVSRLANDRWRHLHRWRAMVSRSGPPPTTPPPSENGVLLVRALRQLPATQRQALALHYLFDMPVEEIAREAGVPLGTVKSWLSRGRSRLAVLLPDVHIDELEANDVN, encoded by the coding sequence GTGAGGCACGCACAGAGCTTCGACGAGTTCTACCGCAGCACCGCCCGGCGGATGATGAGCTACGGCTACGCGGTGAGCGGTGACCACACCGAGGCGCAGGACCTCGTTCAGGAGGCGTTTGCGCGGGCCTGGCGGCAGTGGGGGCGACTGTCCGAGCATCCGGCGCCCGAGGCGTGGCTGCGGTTGGTGGTGTCCCGGCTGGCGAACGACCGCTGGCGGCACCTGCACCGCTGGCGCGCGATGGTGAGCCGCAGCGGGCCGCCACCGACCACGCCGCCGCCGAGCGAGAACGGGGTGCTGCTCGTCCGCGCCCTTCGCCAACTGCCGGCGACGCAGCGACAGGCGCTTGCCCTGCACTACCTGTTCGACATGCCTGTCGAGGAGATCGCCCGGGAGGCCGGCGTCCCGCTCGGCACCGTCAAGTCCTGGTTGTCGCGAGGTCGGTCCCGGCTGGCCGTACTGCTGCCCGACGTCCACATCGACGAGCTGGAGGCGAACGATGTCAACTGA